A window of Metabacillus sp. B2-18 contains these coding sequences:
- the pnpS gene encoding two-component system histidine kinase PnpS, with translation MNRFRSRFLFALITLIIAVLVGLGLLLGQIFNSYYLNTFKEELQREAHSILTIISREDLSNSQISELLSDLGKDYKSHITIIDEDNTILFDAGDLTQDLDMNSLKNNVLPIMRGQTKGYYYSDQVHGLAYYGLPIKEKAAYEGIVLVSASVSSLTKVNQQMWGILVASLGIAFIIILLIGVRITAQFTRPIESAIKVSMELAKGNYKARTYEDHLDETGILSQSINILARNLQDMTRAQEMQQDRLQTLIENMGSGLILIDGRGYINLVNRAYKELFEVDSAKFLYQLYYDAFTHKEIIEIVEEIFMTEVKVRKQLHLPLKIERKHFEVYGAPIIGTNDEWKGIVLVFHDITELKKLEQMRKDFVANVSHELKTPITSIKGFSETLLDGALSDKQTAEYFLSIILKESDRLQSLIQDLLDLSKIEQQGFELSIQTCDLREILDDIIVMLENKAREKEVELSVSLPEGLTYIEGDIYRLKQIFINLISNALTYTPQGGYVHAKVDKYPDYAIVTVSDTGIGIKTEEIARIFERFYRVDRARSRNSGGTGLGLAIVKHLVEAHKGQISVESEVGKGTTFTVKLNRKFDETS, from the coding sequence ATGAATAGATTTCGTTCACGCTTTTTGTTTGCCCTTATTACATTAATCATTGCAGTACTGGTTGGCTTAGGGTTATTGCTAGGGCAAATTTTTAATAGCTACTATTTGAACACGTTTAAAGAAGAGTTACAAAGAGAAGCACACTCAATCTTAACGATAATATCTCGTGAGGATTTATCAAACTCTCAAATCTCAGAATTACTTTCTGACTTAGGGAAGGATTATAAATCACATATTACGATTATAGATGAAGATAATACCATTTTGTTTGATGCTGGTGACCTAACACAAGATCTGGATATGAATTCATTGAAGAATAACGTACTTCCAATCATGAGGGGACAAACTAAGGGCTATTATTATAGTGACCAAGTTCATGGGCTTGCTTATTATGGATTGCCTATAAAGGAAAAAGCTGCTTATGAAGGGATTGTGCTCGTTAGCGCGTCTGTGAGCTCTTTAACTAAAGTAAATCAACAAATGTGGGGTATTCTAGTAGCTAGTCTCGGAATCGCATTCATCATTATATTATTAATTGGAGTAAGAATTACAGCCCAATTTACTAGACCGATTGAGTCTGCAATTAAAGTATCTATGGAACTTGCAAAGGGAAATTATAAAGCACGTACATATGAAGATCATTTAGACGAAACAGGAATACTGAGTCAGTCAATTAATATACTTGCCAGAAACCTTCAAGATATGACAAGGGCACAGGAAATGCAGCAAGATCGTTTGCAAACGTTAATTGAAAATATGGGAAGCGGGCTAATTTTGATTGATGGTAGAGGTTATATTAACTTAGTCAACAGGGCATATAAAGAATTATTTGAGGTTGACTCAGCTAAGTTTCTTTATCAATTATATTATGACGCGTTTACTCATAAAGAAATTATTGAAATTGTGGAAGAGATTTTTATGACTGAGGTAAAAGTCAGAAAGCAGCTTCATCTTCCCTTGAAGATTGAACGTAAGCATTTTGAAGTGTATGGGGCACCTATTATTGGAACAAATGATGAATGGAAAGGAATTGTCCTTGTATTTCATGACATTACTGAACTTAAAAAACTCGAACAGATGCGTAAGGATTTTGTTGCGAATGTATCACATGAATTAAAAACACCAATCACATCGATTAAAGGATTTAGTGAAACATTACTGGACGGAGCACTTAGTGATAAGCAAACAGCCGAATACTTCCTTTCCATTATTCTAAAGGAAAGCGACCGTTTACAATCTTTAATTCAAGATTTGCTTGATTTATCGAAAATTGAACAGCAAGGATTTGAATTATCAATCCAAACATGTGATTTACGAGAGATCTTGGATGATATTATCGTAATGTTAGAAAATAAAGCAAGAGAAAAAGAGGTAGAGCTTTCTGTCTCTTTACCTGAAGGTCTTACTTATATTGAAGGCGACATTTATCGATTAAAGCAAATTTTTATTAATTTAATTAGTAATGCTCTAACATATACTCCACAAGGTGGCTATGTGCATGCAAAAGTGGATAAATATCCTGATTATGCAATCGTTACTGTTTCAGACACAGGGATTGGCATTAAAACGGAGGAAATCGCACGTATTTTTGAGCGTTTCTATCGTGTTGACAGGGCGAGAAGTAGAAACTCGGGTGGAACAGGCTTAGGTTTGGCAATTGTAAAACATTTGGTGGAAGCTCATAAAGGTCAAATTAGTGTGGAAAGTGAAGTTGGAAAAGGTACTACGTTTACAGTTAAGCTGAATAGAAAATTTGATGAAACTTCATAA